One window of the Klebsiella oxytoca genome contains the following:
- a CDS encoding NAD-dependent succinate-semialdehyde dehydrogenase has product MAYQTVNPANNQLIKEYPAHSDADVEAALQKADALYHSEWSKGNIDQRLPVLHKLADLIDSRVEELAKIASQEMGKLIEQSRGEVKLCAQIARYYADNAKQFLAPVKYQSELGEAWVEHHPIGVLMAVEPWNFPYYQLMRVLAPNLAAGNPVIAKHASIVPHCAETFAHLVREAGAPEGAWTNLFISQDQVAKIIADDRVQGAALTGSEKAGGVVAAQAAKHIKKATLELGGNDVFVVLDDASLEKAVKIGVQARLNNAGQVCTAAKRFILHEKIADQFLSQFTQAFREVKIGDPLDESTTLGPLSSKDALETLTKQVNEAVKNGAKLHLGGKPAQREGSFFEPTILTGITRDNPAYFEEFFGPVAQIYVVKDDDEAVKLANDSHYGLGGAVFSQNIERAKRMASRIETGMVYINWLTDTAPELPFGGVKRSGFGRELSDLGIKEFVNQKLVVVRR; this is encoded by the coding sequence ATGGCTTATCAGACGGTGAATCCTGCGAATAATCAGCTGATCAAAGAGTACCCGGCGCACAGCGATGCGGACGTGGAAGCGGCCCTGCAAAAGGCGGATGCGCTGTATCATTCGGAGTGGTCGAAAGGCAATATTGACCAGCGGCTACCGGTGCTGCACAAGCTGGCAGACCTGATCGACAGCCGGGTTGAAGAGCTCGCTAAAATCGCCAGCCAGGAAATGGGCAAACTTATTGAGCAAAGCCGTGGAGAAGTTAAGCTGTGCGCGCAAATTGCCCGCTACTACGCTGACAATGCTAAACAGTTTTTGGCCCCGGTGAAGTACCAGTCAGAGCTGGGCGAAGCCTGGGTTGAACATCATCCCATTGGCGTGCTGATGGCGGTGGAACCGTGGAACTTCCCTTATTACCAGCTAATGCGCGTGCTGGCGCCGAATCTGGCGGCAGGAAATCCGGTTATTGCCAAGCATGCCAGTATCGTTCCGCACTGCGCAGAAACCTTCGCCCACCTGGTACGTGAAGCCGGTGCGCCTGAAGGGGCGTGGACTAACCTGTTTATTTCTCAGGATCAGGTAGCGAAGATTATCGCCGATGACCGCGTTCAGGGGGCGGCGCTGACCGGTTCGGAAAAAGCCGGTGGCGTAGTCGCGGCGCAGGCGGCGAAACACATCAAGAAAGCCACGCTTGAGCTGGGCGGTAACGATGTGTTTGTCGTGCTGGATGACGCCAGTCTGGAGAAGGCGGTGAAGATCGGCGTGCAGGCGCGCCTTAACAATGCAGGCCAGGTATGTACCGCCGCAAAACGCTTTATTCTGCATGAAAAAATCGCCGACCAGTTCCTGAGCCAATTTACGCAAGCCTTCCGCGAGGTGAAGATCGGCGATCCGCTGGATGAGAGTACGACGCTGGGTCCTCTCTCCTCGAAAGATGCGCTGGAAACGCTGACTAAACAGGTAAATGAGGCGGTGAAAAACGGCGCGAAGCTGCACCTGGGTGGTAAACCCGCGCAGCGGGAAGGCAGCTTTTTCGAGCCGACTATCCTGACCGGCATTACCCGTGATAACCCGGCGTACTTTGAAGAGTTCTTTGGCCCGGTCGCGCAGATTTACGTCGTGAAAGACGATGATGAGGCGGTGAAGCTCGCTAACGATTCGCACTATGGCCTTGGCGGGGCGGTGTTCAGCCAGAATATTGAACGGGCGAAACGTATGGCGTCGCGGATTGAAACCGGGATGGTTTATATCAACTGGTTGACTGATACCGCGCCGGAGCTGCCGTTTGGCGGCGTGAAACGCTCCGGGTTTGGTCGCGAACTCTCCGACCTCGGTATTAAAGAGTTTGTTAACCAGAAGCTGGTGGTCGTTCGCCGCTAA
- the yjiA gene encoding GTPase, whose protein sequence is MAPIAVTLLTGFLGAGKTTLLRHILNEQHGFKIAVIENEFGEVSVDDQLIGDRATQIKTLTNGCICCTRSNELEDALLDLLDSRDRGEIAFDRLVIECTGMADPGPIIQTFFSHDVLCERYLLDGVIALVDAVHADQQMNQFTIAQSQVGYADRILLTKTDVAGDCDKLRERLARINARAPIYTVIHGDVDLSLLFNTSGFMLEEKVVNSKPRFHFMAEKQNDVSSIVVEMDYPVDISEVSRVMENLLLSFAEQLMRYKGMLWIDGEPNRLLFQGVQRLYSADWDRPWGDETPHSTLVFIGIQLPEEEIRAAFAGLRK, encoded by the coding sequence ATGGCACCGATTGCAGTCACCCTATTAACCGGTTTTCTCGGCGCGGGGAAAACCACCCTGCTGCGCCACATCCTTAATGAGCAGCACGGTTTCAAAATTGCCGTTATCGAAAATGAATTTGGCGAAGTTTCCGTTGACGATCAACTCATTGGCGACCGCGCCACGCAGATTAAAACCCTGACCAACGGCTGTATTTGCTGTACGCGCTCCAACGAACTGGAAGATGCCCTGCTCGATCTGCTCGACAGCCGCGATCGCGGCGAGATTGCCTTCGACCGGCTGGTGATTGAGTGCACCGGCATGGCCGACCCGGGGCCGATTATTCAGACCTTTTTCTCTCACGATGTGCTGTGCGAACGCTACCTACTGGATGGGGTGATCGCGCTGGTTGACGCCGTACATGCCGACCAGCAGATGAATCAGTTCACTATTGCCCAGTCGCAGGTGGGCTATGCGGATCGGATTTTGTTAACCAAAACCGACGTCGCCGGCGACTGCGACAAGCTGCGCGAGCGGCTGGCGCGCATCAACGCCCGTGCGCCGATTTATACCGTCATCCACGGCGATGTTGATTTAAGCCTGCTATTTAATACCAGCGGCTTTATGCTGGAAGAGAAAGTCGTTAACAGCAAACCGCGTTTCCACTTTATGGCCGAGAAGCAAAACGACGTGTCATCAATCGTGGTTGAGATGGATTACCCGGTGGATATCAGCGAAGTCTCACGGGTAATGGAAAACCTGCTGCTCTCCTTCGCCGAGCAATTGATGCGCTATAAAGGGATGCTGTGGATCGATGGCGAGCCAAATCGCCTGCTGTTCCAGGGCGTGCAGCGCCTGTACAGCGCCGACTGGGATCGCCCGTGGGGCGATGAAACGCCGCACAGCACGCTGGTATTTATCGGCATTCAGTTGCCGGAAGAGGAAATCCGCGCGGCGTTCGCCGGTTTACGCAAATAG
- a CDS encoding YbdD/YjiX family protein, with protein sequence MFGNLGQAKKYLGQAAKMLIGIPDYDNYVTHMQTNHPDLPYMTYEEFFRERQQARYGGDGKGGVRCC encoded by the coding sequence ATGTTTGGTAACTTAGGTCAGGCAAAAAAATATCTCGGTCAGGCGGCGAAAATGCTGATTGGCATTCCGGATTACGACAACTACGTCACGCATATGCAAACCAACCATCCGGATCTGCCGTACATGACTTATGAAGAATTCTTCCGCGAACGCCAGCAGGCCCGCTACGGCGGCGATGGCAAAGGCGGCGTACGCTGCTGCTAA
- a CDS encoding carbon starvation CstA family protein: MDTKKLLKHIPWVILGIIGAFCLSVVALRRGEHVSALWIVVAAVSVYLVAYRYYSLYIAQKVMKLDPTRSTPAVINNDGLNYVPTNRYVLFGHHFAAIAGAGPLVGPVLAAQMGYLPGTLWLLAGVVLAGAVQDFMVLFISSRRNGASLGEMIKQEMGPVPGSIALFGCFLIMIIILAVLALIVVKALAESPWGVFTVCSTVPIALFMGIYMRFLRPGRVGEVSVIGIVLLVASIWFGGIIAHDPYWGPALTFKDTTITFTLIGYAFISALLPVWLILAPRDYLATFLKIGVIVGLALGIVILNPDLKMPAVTQYIDGTGPLWKGALFPFLFITIACGAVSGFHALIASGTTPKLLANETDARFIGYGAMLMESFVAIMALVAASIIEPGLYFAMNTPPAGLGIVMPNLHEMGGENAAMIAAQLKEVTVHAAATVSSWGFVISPEQILQTAKDIGEPSVLNRAGGAPTLAVGIAHVFHKIIPMADMGFWYHFGILFEALFILTALDAGTRAGRFMLQDLLGNFVPFLKKTDSLIAGIIGTAGCVGLWGYLLYQGVVDPLGGVKSLWPLFGISNQMLAAVALVLGTVVLVKMQRTKYIWVTVIPAAWLLLCTTWALGLKLFSTNPQMEGFFFMAQQYKEKIAAGGELTAQQVANMNHIVVNNYTNAGLSILFLVVVYSIIFYGIKTWLNVRNNKVRTDKETPYVPVPEGGVKTSSHH; the protein is encoded by the coding sequence ATGGATACCAAAAAACTACTCAAGCACATACCCTGGGTGATTCTTGGAATCATCGGGGCATTTTGCCTCTCAGTCGTCGCTCTGCGCCGCGGTGAGCACGTCAGTGCGCTGTGGATCGTGGTGGCGGCGGTTTCCGTCTACCTTGTCGCCTATCGCTATTACAGCCTGTATATCGCGCAAAAGGTGATGAAGCTTGACCCGACGCGCTCTACGCCTGCGGTGATTAACAACGATGGCCTGAACTACGTCCCGACCAACCGCTACGTGCTGTTCGGCCACCACTTTGCCGCTATCGCCGGCGCAGGTCCGCTGGTGGGCCCGGTGCTTGCCGCGCAGATGGGCTACCTGCCGGGTACCCTGTGGCTGCTGGCGGGCGTGGTGCTGGCAGGGGCGGTGCAGGACTTTATGGTGCTGTTTATCTCCTCACGCCGTAACGGCGCCTCGCTGGGTGAGATGATCAAACAAGAGATGGGACCCGTTCCGGGCTCTATCGCGCTGTTCGGCTGCTTCCTGATTATGATCATCATCCTCGCGGTACTGGCGCTAATCGTGGTGAAAGCGCTGGCGGAAAGCCCGTGGGGCGTCTTTACCGTCTGCTCGACGGTGCCTATCGCGCTGTTCATGGGTATCTACATGCGCTTCCTGCGCCCTGGCCGCGTGGGTGAAGTCTCGGTGATCGGTATCGTTCTGCTGGTAGCGTCTATCTGGTTCGGCGGCATCATTGCCCACGACCCGTACTGGGGCCCGGCGCTGACCTTTAAAGACACCACTATCACCTTTACCCTGATTGGCTACGCGTTTATCTCCGCGCTGCTGCCGGTATGGCTGATTCTGGCACCGCGTGACTATCTGGCCACCTTCCTGAAAATCGGCGTAATCGTCGGCCTGGCGCTGGGGATCGTTATCCTCAACCCGGACCTGAAAATGCCGGCGGTAACCCAGTACATTGATGGTACCGGTCCGCTGTGGAAAGGCGCGCTGTTCCCGTTCCTGTTTATCACCATTGCCTGCGGCGCGGTCTCCGGCTTCCACGCCCTTATCGCTTCCGGCACCACGCCGAAGCTGCTGGCGAATGAAACCGACGCCCGCTTTATCGGCTACGGCGCGATGCTGATGGAATCTTTCGTTGCCATCATGGCGCTGGTTGCGGCATCGATTATCGAACCGGGTCTCTACTTCGCAATGAACACCCCGCCGGCAGGCCTTGGCATCGTCATGCCGAACCTGCATGAAATGGGCGGCGAAAATGCGGCAATGATCGCTGCACAGCTGAAAGAAGTGACCGTTCACGCGGCGGCGACCGTAAGTTCCTGGGGCTTCGTGATTTCACCTGAGCAGATCCTGCAGACGGCGAAAGACATCGGCGAACCTTCAGTACTGAACCGCGCCGGCGGCGCGCCGACGCTGGCCGTTGGTATCGCCCACGTGTTCCATAAAATCATCCCGATGGCGGATATGGGCTTCTGGTACCACTTCGGTATCCTGTTTGAAGCACTGTTTATCCTCACCGCGCTGGATGCCGGTACCCGCGCAGGCCGCTTTATGCTGCAGGATCTGCTGGGCAACTTCGTGCCGTTCCTGAAAAAAACCGACTCGCTGATCGCCGGTATTATCGGTACTGCGGGCTGCGTTGGCCTGTGGGGCTACCTGCTGTATCAGGGCGTGGTCGACCCGCTGGGCGGCGTGAAGAGCCTGTGGCCGCTGTTCGGTATCTCTAACCAGATGCTGGCCGCGGTGGCGCTGGTGCTGGGCACCGTGGTGCTGGTCAAAATGCAGCGCACCAAATATATCTGGGTTACCGTTATCCCGGCCGCGTGGCTGCTGCTGTGCACCACCTGGGCGCTGGGCCTGAAACTGTTCAGCACCAACCCACAGATGGAAGGCTTCTTCTTTATGGCTCAGCAGTATAAAGAGAAGATTGCCGCCGGTGGCGAACTGACCGCACAGCAGGTCGCCAACATGAACCATATCGTGGTCAACAACTACACCAACGCTGGCCTGAGCATTCTGTTCCTGGTGGTGGTCTACAGCATCATCTTCTACGGCATCAAAACCTGGCTCAACGTGCGCAACAACAAAGTGCGCACCGACAAAGAGACTCCGTACGTGCCGGTACCGGAAGGCGGCGTGAAGACCTCTTCGCACCATTAA
- a CDS encoding 4-hydroxyphenylacetate 3-monooxygenase reductase subunit → MQLDEQRLRFRDAMASLSAAVNVITTEGEEGRCGITATAVCSVTDTPPSVMVCLNANSAMNPVFQGNGKLCINVLNHEQEEMARHFAGMTGMSMDDRFGLNCWQKGALGQPVLKGALASLEGEISQVQTIGSHLVYLVEIRNITLSQQGHGLIYFKRRFHPVMMEMEVLA, encoded by the coding sequence ATGCAATTAGATGAACAACGTTTGCGTTTTCGCGATGCCATGGCCAGTCTGTCGGCCGCCGTTAACGTCATCACAACCGAAGGCGAGGAAGGCCGCTGCGGTATCACCGCCACTGCGGTCTGTTCGGTGACCGATACGCCGCCGTCAGTGATGGTCTGCCTCAACGCCAATAGCGCGATGAATCCGGTTTTTCAGGGCAACGGCAAGCTGTGCATCAATGTGCTCAACCACGAACAAGAGGAAATGGCCCGCCACTTCGCCGGAATGACTGGAATGTCGATGGATGACCGATTCGGCCTCAACTGCTGGCAAAAAGGCGCGCTGGGGCAGCCGGTTCTGAAAGGCGCGCTGGCGAGCCTCGAAGGTGAGATTAGTCAGGTGCAGACCATTGGTAGCCACCTGGTCTATCTGGTGGAAATCAGGAACATTACCCTAAGCCAGCAGGGCCACGGGCTGATTTACTTTAAGCGCCGTTTCCACCCGGTGATGATGGAAATGGAAGTGCTCGCGTAG
- the hpaB gene encoding 4-hydroxyphenylacetate 3-monooxygenase, oxygenase component: MKPENFRADAKRPLTGEEYLKSLQDGREIYIYGERVKDVTTHPAFRNAAASVAQMYDALHKPELQDTLCWGTDTGSGGYTHKFFRVAKSADDLRQQRDAIAEWSRLSYGWMGRTPDYKAAFGCALGANPGFYGQFEQNARNWYTRIQESGLYFNHAIVNPPIDRHKPADEVKDVYIKLEKETDAGIIVSGAKVVATNSALTHYNMIGFGSAQVMGENPDFALMFVAPMDAEGVKLISRASYELVAGATGSPYDYPLSSRFDENDAILVMDNVLIPWENVLIYRDFDRCRRWTMEGGFARMYPLQACVRLAVKLDFITALLKRSLECTGTLEFRGVQAELGEVVAWRNMFWALSDSMCAEATPWVNGAYLPDHAALQTYRVMAPMAYAKIKNIIERSVTSGLIYLPSSARDLNNPQINEYLAKYVRGSNGMDHVERIKILKLMWDAIGSEFGGRHELYEINYSGSQDEIRLQCLRQAQSSGNMDKMMAMVDRCLSEYDQNGWTVPHLHNNTDINMLDKLLK, encoded by the coding sequence ATGAAACCTGAAAATTTCCGTGCAGACGCTAAACGCCCGTTAACCGGTGAAGAGTACCTGAAGAGCCTGCAGGACGGCCGCGAAATCTATATCTATGGTGAACGCGTGAAGGACGTGACCACCCACCCGGCGTTTCGCAACGCCGCCGCCTCCGTTGCGCAAATGTACGATGCGCTGCATAAACCCGAGCTGCAGGACACCCTGTGCTGGGGTACCGATACCGGCAGCGGCGGCTATACCCACAAGTTCTTCCGCGTCGCGAAAAGCGCCGATGACCTGCGCCAGCAGCGCGACGCCATCGCCGAATGGTCACGCCTGAGCTACGGCTGGATGGGTCGCACCCCGGACTACAAAGCCGCCTTCGGCTGCGCGCTGGGCGCAAATCCGGGCTTTTACGGTCAGTTTGAGCAGAACGCCCGTAACTGGTATACCCGTATTCAGGAAAGCGGCCTGTACTTTAACCACGCTATCGTCAACCCGCCGATCGATCGTCACAAGCCGGCCGACGAAGTGAAAGACGTTTATATCAAGCTGGAAAAAGAGACCGACGCCGGGATCATCGTCAGCGGAGCGAAAGTGGTGGCAACCAACTCAGCGCTGACCCACTACAACATGATTGGCTTCGGCTCCGCGCAGGTGATGGGCGAAAACCCGGACTTCGCGCTGATGTTCGTCGCGCCGATGGACGCCGAAGGGGTCAAGCTTATCTCCCGCGCCTCCTATGAACTGGTGGCCGGCGCAACCGGATCGCCGTACGATTATCCGCTCTCCAGCCGCTTCGATGAAAACGATGCGATCCTGGTGATGGATAACGTGCTGATCCCGTGGGAAAACGTACTGATCTATCGTGACTTCGATCGCTGCCGTCGTTGGACGATGGAAGGCGGCTTCGCCCGCATGTATCCGCTGCAGGCCTGCGTACGTCTGGCGGTAAAACTCGACTTTATCACCGCCCTGCTGAAACGCTCGCTGGAGTGCACCGGTACCCTCGAGTTCCGCGGCGTCCAGGCCGAGCTTGGCGAAGTGGTGGCATGGCGCAATATGTTCTGGGCGCTGAGCGATTCGATGTGCGCCGAAGCGACGCCGTGGGTCAACGGCGCATATCTGCCGGATCACGCCGCGCTGCAAACCTATCGCGTGATGGCGCCGATGGCCTACGCCAAAATCAAAAACATTATCGAGCGCAGCGTCACCAGCGGCCTGATCTATCTGCCGTCCAGCGCCCGCGATCTCAATAACCCGCAAATCAATGAATACCTGGCGAAATACGTGCGCGGATCGAACGGTATGGATCACGTCGAGCGTATCAAGATCCTCAAACTGATGTGGGATGCAATCGGCAGCGAATTCGGCGGCCGTCACGAGCTGTATGAAATCAACTACTCCGGTAGCCAGGATGAAATTCGTCTGCAGTGCCTGCGCCAGGCGCAAAGCTCCGGCAACATGGACAAAATGATGGCGATGGTCGATCGCTGCCTGTCCGAGTACGACCAGAACGGCTGGACGGTGCCGCATCTGCACAACAATACCGATATCAACATGCTGGATAAGCTGCTGAAGTAA
- the hpaA gene encoding 4-hydroxyphenylacetate catabolism regulatory protein HpaA, protein MCQSPIANIDINKEYDESLGTEDVHYQSFARMAEFFGRDMQAHRHDQYFQMHFLDTGQIELQLDDHRYSVQAPLFVLTPPSVPHAFITESDSDGHVLTVREELVWPLLEVLYPGTREAFGLPGICLSLADKPEELAALAHYWRLIERESTSQLPGREHTLTLLAQSVFTLLLRNAKLDDHAASGIRGELKLFQRFNQLIDSHYHQHWTVPDYACELHLTESRLTDICRRFANRPPKRLIFDRQLREARRLLLFSDSPVSEIAWQLGFKDPAYFARFFNRLTGCSPSAYRAQKVPVS, encoded by the coding sequence ATGTGTCAGAGCCCTATCGCCAATATCGATATTAACAAAGAGTACGATGAGAGTCTGGGAACGGAAGATGTGCACTATCAGTCGTTTGCCCGCATGGCGGAGTTCTTTGGCCGCGATATGCAGGCGCACCGCCACGACCAGTATTTTCAGATGCACTTTCTCGATACCGGGCAGATTGAGCTGCAGCTCGACGATCATCGCTACTCGGTGCAGGCGCCGCTGTTTGTTCTGACGCCTCCCTCGGTGCCGCACGCCTTTATCACCGAGTCCGATAGCGATGGTCACGTGCTAACGGTAAGGGAGGAGCTGGTCTGGCCGCTGCTGGAGGTGCTCTACCCCGGCACGCGGGAGGCTTTCGGCCTGCCGGGCATCTGCCTGTCGCTGGCCGATAAGCCCGAGGAGCTGGCGGCGCTGGCGCACTACTGGCGGCTGATTGAACGTGAATCGACCTCGCAGCTGCCGGGGCGTGAGCATACCCTGACGCTGCTGGCGCAGTCGGTGTTCACCCTGCTGCTGCGCAACGCGAAGCTTGACGACCACGCGGCCAGCGGGATACGCGGCGAGCTCAAGCTATTCCAGCGGTTTAACCAGCTGATCGACAGCCACTACCATCAGCACTGGACGGTACCGGACTACGCCTGCGAGCTGCATCTGACCGAATCCAGGCTGACCGATATTTGTCGCCGCTTCGCTAACCGGCCGCCCAAGCGGTTGATATTCGACAGACAGCTGCGCGAGGCCAGGCGATTGTTGCTCTTTTCCGACAGTCCGGTCAGCGAAATAGCCTGGCAGCTAGGGTTCAAAGATCCGGCCTATTTTGCCCGATTTTTTAACCGCCTGACGGGCTGTTCGCCAAGCGCGTACCGGGCGCAGAAAGTACCGGTGTCTTAG
- the hpaX gene encoding 4-hydroxyphenylacetate permease, whose amino-acid sequence MSDTSSAIPEKFDPANQHKQLTAQQQSVINKLFRRLIVFLFVLFIFSFLDRINIGFAGLTMGQDLGLNATMFGLATTLFYATYVIFGIPSNVMLSIVGARRWIATIMVLWGIASTATMFATGPNSLYILRMLVGITEAGFLPGILLYLTYWFPAFFRARANALFMIAMPVTTALGSIVSGYILAMDGLLNLHGWQWLFLLEGFPSVLLGIMVWFWLDDSPSKAKWLTAEDKKCLQEMMDNDHLTLVQPEGAISHHAMQQRSLWREVFTPIVLMYTLAYFCLTNTLSAISIWTPQILKSFNESSSNITIGLLAAIPQICTILGMIYWSRHSDKHQERKHHTALPFLFAAAGWLLASATDHNLIQLLGIVMASTGSFSAMAIFWTTPDQSISLRARAIGIAVINATGNIGSALSPFMIGWLKDITGSFSSGLWFVAVLLVIGALIIWAIPMKGSRPRATP is encoded by the coding sequence ATGAGCGATACATCATCTGCCATTCCGGAAAAGTTCGATCCGGCTAATCAGCACAAGCAGCTGACGGCCCAGCAGCAGTCGGTTATCAACAAGCTCTTCCGCCGCCTGATCGTGTTTTTGTTCGTACTGTTTATCTTTTCGTTTTTAGATCGCATCAATATCGGCTTCGCCGGGCTAACCATGGGGCAGGATCTGGGCCTTAACGCCACCATGTTCGGCCTCGCCACCACTCTGTTTTACGCCACCTACGTCATTTTCGGCATTCCCAGCAACGTGATGCTCAGCATCGTCGGCGCTCGCCGCTGGATCGCCACCATTATGGTGCTATGGGGCATCGCTTCCACCGCCACTATGTTCGCCACCGGGCCGAACAGCCTCTATATCCTGCGGATGCTGGTAGGGATCACCGAGGCCGGTTTCCTGCCCGGCATTCTGCTGTACCTGACCTACTGGTTTCCGGCCTTTTTCCGCGCCCGCGCCAACGCGCTGTTTATGATTGCGATGCCGGTGACCACCGCGCTGGGGTCGATCGTCTCAGGCTATATTCTGGCGATGGACGGTCTGCTGAACCTGCACGGCTGGCAGTGGCTCTTCCTGCTGGAAGGCTTCCCGTCGGTACTGCTCGGCATTATGGTCTGGTTCTGGCTCGATGATTCGCCGTCGAAGGCCAAATGGCTGACGGCGGAGGACAAAAAATGCCTGCAGGAGATGATGGATAACGACCATCTGACGCTGGTGCAGCCGGAAGGGGCTATCAGTCATCACGCGATGCAACAGCGCAGCCTGTGGCGGGAAGTCTTCACCCCGATCGTGCTGATGTACACCCTGGCCTATTTCTGCCTGACCAATACGCTTAGCGCGATCAGCATCTGGACACCGCAGATCCTTAAAAGCTTTAACGAAAGCAGCAGCAACATCACCATCGGCCTGCTGGCGGCGATCCCGCAGATTTGTACCATTCTGGGGATGATCTACTGGAGCCGCCATTCCGATAAACACCAGGAGCGTAAGCATCACACCGCCCTGCCGTTCCTGTTTGCCGCCGCGGGCTGGCTGCTGGCGTCGGCCACCGATCACAATCTGATCCAGCTGCTCGGGATCGTGATGGCTTCCACCGGATCGTTTAGCGCAATGGCCATTTTCTGGACCACGCCGGATCAGTCAATCAGCCTGCGGGCCAGAGCGATCGGCATCGCGGTGATCAACGCTACCGGCAATATCGGATCGGCGCTCAGCCCGTTTATGATCGGCTGGCTGAAGGATATTACCGGCAGCTTCAGCAGCGGCCTGTGGTTCGTTGCCGTTCTGCTGGTCATTGGCGCGCTGATTATCTGGGCTATTCCAATGAAAGGATCGCGTCCTCGCGCGACGCCGTAA
- the hpaI gene encoding 4-hydroxy-2-oxoheptanedioate aldolase: MNNAFKDALKAGRPQIGLWLGLTSSYSAELLAGAGFDWLLIDGEHAPNNVQTILTQLQAIAPYPSQPVVRPSWNDPVQIKQLLDIGAQTLLVPMVQNADEARLAVKATRYPPAGIRGVGSALARASRWNRVADYLHQANDAMCVLVQIETREALKNLPQILDVEGVDGVFIGPADLSADMGFGGNPQHPQVQEAIEHAIAQIRAAGKAPGILMANEQLAKRYLELGALFVAVGVDTTLLARGAEALAARFGTEKTAHGSSGVY, from the coding sequence ATGAACAACGCCTTTAAAGACGCCTTAAAAGCAGGCCGTCCGCAGATTGGCCTGTGGCTTGGGCTCACCAGCAGCTACAGCGCCGAGCTGCTGGCCGGGGCCGGTTTCGACTGGCTGCTGATCGACGGCGAACATGCGCCAAACAACGTACAAACGATCCTGACCCAACTGCAGGCTATCGCCCCGTATCCCAGCCAGCCGGTAGTGCGGCCGTCGTGGAATGACCCGGTGCAGATTAAACAGCTGCTGGATATCGGCGCGCAGACGCTGCTGGTACCGATGGTGCAGAACGCCGACGAAGCGCGGCTGGCGGTGAAAGCCACCCGCTATCCGCCCGCCGGCATTCGCGGCGTCGGCAGCGCCCTTGCCCGCGCCTCGCGCTGGAATCGCGTCGCGGATTATCTCCATCAGGCCAACGATGCGATGTGCGTGCTGGTACAGATCGAAACTCGCGAAGCGCTCAAAAATCTGCCGCAGATCCTGGACGTCGAAGGAGTGGACGGCGTGTTTATCGGCCCGGCGGATCTGAGCGCCGATATGGGCTTCGGCGGTAACCCGCAGCACCCTCAGGTGCAGGAGGCGATTGAACACGCTATCGCGCAAATTCGCGCGGCGGGCAAAGCGCCGGGGATCCTGATGGCCAACGAGCAGCTGGCAAAGCGCTATCTGGAGCTTGGCGCGCTATTTGTCGCCGTCGGCGTTGATACCACCCTGCTGGCCCGCGGCGCGGAAGCGCTGGCGGCACGCTTTGGCACAGAAAAAACCGCCCACGGTTCGTCAGGCGTCTACTAA
- the hpaH gene encoding 2-oxo-hept-4-ene-1,7-dioate hydratase, with protein MLDKHTHTLIAQRLNQAEKQREQIRAISLDHPTITIEDAYAVQREWVNLKIAEGRVLKGHKIGLTSKAMQASSQISEPDYGALLDDMFFHDGGDIPTDRFIVPRIEVELAFVLAKPLRGPNCTLFDVYNATDYVIPALELIDARCHNIDPETQRPRKVFDTISDNAANAGVILGGRPIKPDELDLRWISALLYRNGVIEETGVAAGVLNHPANGVVWLANKLAPYDVQLEAGQIILGGSFTRPVPARKGDTFHVDYGNMGAISCRFV; from the coding sequence ATGCTCGATAAACATACCCATACCCTGATCGCCCAGCGGCTTAACCAGGCGGAAAAACAGCGTGAGCAGATCCGCGCCATCTCGCTGGATCATCCGACGATCACCATTGAAGACGCCTACGCCGTACAGCGCGAATGGGTAAATCTGAAAATCGCCGAAGGCCGCGTGTTGAAAGGGCATAAAATCGGCCTGACGTCAAAAGCGATGCAGGCCAGCTCGCAAATCAGCGAGCCGGACTACGGCGCGCTGCTGGACGATATGTTTTTCCACGACGGCGGCGATATTCCCACCGATCGCTTTATCGTCCCACGCATCGAAGTCGAACTGGCCTTTGTACTGGCAAAACCGCTGCGTGGACCAAACTGCACCCTGTTCGACGTCTATAACGCCACCGACTATGTGATCCCGGCGCTGGAGCTGATCGACGCCCGCTGCCACAACATTGATCCGGAAACCCAGCGTCCGCGTAAAGTTTTCGACACCATTTCCGATAACGCCGCCAACGCCGGAGTGATCCTCGGCGGTCGACCGATTAAACCCGACGAGCTGGACCTGCGCTGGATCTCCGCTCTGCTCTATCGCAACGGCGTTATTGAAGAGACCGGCGTCGCCGCAGGAGTACTGAATCATCCGGCTAACGGCGTAGTCTGGCTGGCGAATAAGCTGGCGCCGTACGACGTTCAGCTGGAAGCCGGGCAGATTATTCTCGGCGGTTCCTTTACCCGTCCGGTACCGGCGCGCAAGGGCGACACCTTCCACGTCGACTACGGCAACATGGGCGCGATTAGCTGCCGCTTTGTTTAA